The DNA segment GAATTACTGCAGTATGTCTGTATCCGTGCTCTACCTTTACTGCCATAGATATTGCCGTATCAATGTCCTTCACCTGAACCAGAGGCAGAATTGGCATCATAAGCTCTTCGGTTACAAAGGGATGGGTTACATCTACTTCAGCAATAATTCCTCTAATTGATTGGTGAACCTTAATGCCAATTTTATCTAATATAAAGGCCGCATCCTTGCCAATATATTGTTTGTTCGGTGCATATCTAACTGTTCCGTCCCCGGTCTCATCCCTTGTGAGCACCAGCTCTTCAAGTTTTTTAAGCTCTATGCCTTTAACCTCAACTGCGTCATTTTTCAGCATTTTGCTTTTCAAGATGTCAGCTATGGAACCAAGGGCAAATACTGCCTTTTCAGCTATACAAGGCAGATTATTATCAAAGGTAGCACCATCAACTATACTTTTAGCCGCCTTATCCAAATCAGCTGTGGCATCTACTATAACAGGAGGATTTCCAGCACCGGCTCCAATGGCCTTTTTCCCAGATTTTAATACAGCCTTCACAACGCCTGGTCCCCCTGTCGCGACTATCAAGCGTATCTTTTCATGCTGCATAAGCTCTTCAACTATTTTAATGCCTGGTTCAGCCACATAAGATAGTAGGTTTTCCGGCCCCCCTGCCATTATAATTGCATTATTTAAAATTTCCAGTGTTTTTCTTGAAGTCTCCTTTAATGAAGGATGGGGGCAAAACACAACCGAGTTTCCGGCAGCAAGCATACTAATTCCATTATTAATAATGGTGGCAACAGGATTAGTTGCAGGGGTAATAGCACAAATCACGCCAAAGGGAGCCATCTCTACTATGGTAAGACCCTTATCTCCCGAAAATGCATCAGTTTTTAGGTCAATGGTGCCTGGAGTTTTTAATGCTGCAATCTTATTTTTGATTATTTTATCAGCTGCTCTGCCCATGCCTGACTCTTTTACAGCCATTTCGGCTAAAAGCTGTGCATTTGCAACTGCTGCCTCTCTTATAGCCGCTATTAAATCCTCACGTTTTTCTATGGGCATTACACCAAGCCTTTGCTGTGCAATCCAAGCTGCTTCAACAGCATCATTTGCATTAAGGAACTCGCCAGGTGGCTTCTTATTAAGATGGTTTTCCCTTACCATCTCTTTAACCACGGAATATACAAGTTTTTCAATAGCAGCACTGTCAATTCCCATTCTCCTCTTCCTTTCCTTGATAAAGTAAAACAAAACTTGGCTTGCGCCAAGTCCTTGACATCGGCGGAAGCCTTAGTCTTTGTGAATACTATCTACCTTGTGGAACTTATACTTTCTGATAGTGTAACAAAAACCTCGGCAAATATCGGCTTTTTAGTTTTGAGGGCAAACAGCTTTTATTGCTGCCTCAGCAACCTCCATATCCTCTTCCACGCTTCCCCCCGAAATACCCAGCCCACCTATTAATACTCCATTGGAATACAGAGGATAACCTCCTCCAAAGATTACTATTCTGTTGTTATTTGTGTTTTGAATTCCATAAAGAGCACCCCCCGGCTGGGACAGATCAGTAAGCTTATGTGTTGGAAGTTTTACACCTACAGCAGTAAAGGCTTTATTAGCTGCAATGTCTATACTAACCAGGAGTGCATCGTCCATTCTGTGAGACAAAACCAGATTTCCTCCAGTATCTACAACACTTATAACCATAGGCACGCCAATCTTTTTTGCATGCTGCTCAGATGCTTCAGCAAGTTTTTTTGCTATTTCAAGCAAACCCTTATCCACATAACCATTATCATCTGCCATTTGTCTAAACACCTCCCTAGTAATAATGCCTACCAATGTGTTAAACTCTTCCACCCTGGCCATGACATAAATCATATCCGAAAGTCTATTTAAATATTTTAAGATTATGGGGTTAACATATTCTGCTGCAGCAAGGCTTATGGTGCGCCTTTCCGCCCGCCTGACTATAGTCCTTGCCAGATCAAAAGCCCCGGATGCTAGTGTTGCTCCCGGATATACAAATCCCCTTTGCGGAGGTCTTAGTGCTTCAAGTCTGTCTATGTTTTTTTCCAACCAGCTGACATGTTCTTCATCAAGAGGAATTGTGCCTGCAGGCTGATTATTACCAGCCAGCTCTGCTGAGATTATAAACAGATCTTTCATTATTCTTCTTGATATGTTCTTCAAGTCATCTGAAGCTGTTAAGTTTACCGCCATGCTAAGGGCAGAGCTAGCTTCATCAATGGAACCATAGGCTTCAACCCTCATATGATCCTTTGCAACCACCGTTCCTCCAAGCAAACTGGTTAAACCCATATCACCTTTTTTTGTATAGATTTGAACCATGCCAATCACCTCTTAAAGAGCCGCATCACTTGGTCTCTTATTATACCTTTTGCACTTCAATTGAATCAATTATTCCTACAACAGCAACATCCGTAACCCCGTTATTTCCCGTTGCCTTGCGAGCTGAACTGCCGGTAATTATCAAAACAGTTTCTCCGATTCCAGCTCCTATGGTGTCTACAGCAATCATGGGCCCTGGCAGCTGCCTGTCTGGGATTATTTCCATTGGATCTACAATTAATAACTTGGAGCCAACAAGACTTTGGTCCTTTTGAGTAGCCACAACGTTCCCAATTATTTTTGCTAAATACATGAGCTTACCTCCCACCATGTTTATTCTATTCATATATAACCTCAATGCCATGCTGTTTGATCATATCCAGTGCCAGAGGGGTAATTATTGAATTATTAGCCACTTTCAAGTATCCTTTATCTATTACATCCGGGGTAATGTCCATGCTGGCAACAATATTTTTCTTGTGCTGCATACTGTAACTAGCTTGAGGTTTATTTGAGGAATAACTAAGAGTTTTTGACAAGTGCGAAATATTAACCAAAACTATTCCTAAGCTTTCTAATCTATTTAGATTGTCACCTGCCATTTTTATGATCCCAGTACTGGCGGGTGCCCTTGCTTTTCTTTTTCTTTCTTCATCCTGAACATCTGCGGCATTTTTTGCTGCAATCACTTTAATTCCTCTGGTTAAGGCAGCAATAATCAGACTGGTTGTTCCAGTATCACATATACCATTTGCCAGCTTGGCCGTGGTATTGATTGTCAACACTGGTATTAAAACAGCATCAAAATCATTAAGTCTTCCATAAAAGCTGCTTGTGGCTATTCCATTCCTAATAATTTCTACTGGATTAATTCTGGAGAACACCTCATTCTCCGGATAGATACTGGAGGCAGCATGGGACAAAAAAATCGTGATATTTGCCCAATCTGTCATTTCAGCAAGCTCCCTTAAGCTCTGCTCAAAGCCTATTGATCCACCAGTATAAATTGCCAGTATGTTTTTTTTCTGCAAGCAATTTGCCTTATGACTCTTTTCTTGACTGTTTATTTTATTAATTACTTCTCTAGCAATAATCTTAACCAAATGGTCTATATCCATGAAAGTCACTTCCCTTCACAGAGTTATACAATAGTGCAAAGTCCCCGGTTTTCACGCCTGCTGCATTGGCTTCATCCGTATCAATATGAAGTTCTAAACGATACTGGTCATCTACCCGAGCAAGCACATTGTTAAAAATAAGTCCTCTATCACCATTGATTATAACCCTAACCCTGTCCCCATCCTTGATCCCCAGTTTTTTAGCATTAATGGTGTCAAAATGAATATGCCTCGCTGCCTTGATAACACCTTCTTCTAGTTTAAGGCATCCGACAGGTCCCACCAGCACAATACCGGCGGAACCTGTCAGCTGCCCCGAGTCTCTTAATGGGGGTGTAATGCCCAGATGAAATGCATCTGTTTGAGAGATTTCTACCTGGGATACCTTTCTTACAGGAGCTAAAACTCGAACATTAGCTAGAATGTTTTTTGGACCAAGCAAGGTGATGGTTTCCTTTGCTGCATATTGGCCCGGCTGCAGCTCATTACGAAACTGCAGTTCATAACCTTTTCCAAATAAAACATCTATGTCTTTTTGACTTAGATGGGCATGACGCAGGGACACACCAATAGGTATTTTCAGGTTTAGCCTATTTGTAATATGTTTGTCTTTAATAGTTTCAAAATAGAGCCTATCTATTACTGTTTCTACTACTAATTTGGTTAATTCTTTGTTATCCATAGAACACTCCCCCATTACACCCCGTTTTTGCTATATCGTATTGACTCACACCTATAGTTTTGGCAGCATTTTTTCCACATCTGCATGAGGCCTTGGAATTACATGCACAGCCACCAGCTCCCCAACCTTCTGGGAAGCTACGGCTCCTGAATCAGTTGCAGCCTTTACTGCTCCCACATCTCCCCTTACCATTACAGTAACTAAACCTGACCCAATTTTTTCGTAGCCAATGAGAGTAACGTTTGCAGATTTAACCATGGCATCAGCTGCTTCTATTGCACCTACCAGGCCTTTTGTTTCGACCATGCCTAGCGCTTCACCCTTCATTCCTATTCCTCCTTGTTTTCTTTTTCCTTATTGTGAATACAGTTTATTTTAGGTTCTCCCTTTTTCCTTGAACAGCAAGGATCACCACAAAGGTTGCAAATCTCCCCTATTTCCTGAACTTGTTCAGTTGTTAAGACTTTAGTCTGAACTTGAACCTTTTTTACAGAATTCATTGTCATGTTTTCTGGAGAAGCAATCATATTGTCCAGAGCTTCATGGGGTCTAGCTATTACATGAGCTGCATATACTCTGCTTACTCTAGCTGCAGCCACTCCTCCTGCTGATACTGCCGCCTTTATAGCACCTACATCCCCTATCAGCTTCACTACAACCATGCCTCCGCCCTTTGTAAGTTCCATGCCATCCAGGGTTACATTAGCAGCCTTTGTCGCTGCATCTGCAGCTTCTACAGCTGCAGCAAGTCCTATGGTTTCAATTAATCCAATTGAGGTTTTCAATCTTTCCACCCCCTATATCTGCTGGTAACTCAACATTTTTTGTACTTCCCTGGCAACAGCTTTAACTAGGTCCTCAAACTCACAATTTACATTATTACCCTTGGAAAAATCCTGATTTAGCTCTTTAAAGGGGATTCCCTTGACCATGCGAGCTGCATTAGAGCCTATAACTCGCCATATTTCTAATCTGCCCTCAGTACCAGATACATAAAATAGCGGCTTATTAAAGCTTTGCCTGTTCTGACTTACCGCAATACTATGATCACTGCCTACTCCTATACCTGCTTCAAAATGGGACACAGCAGCAGCTTCTATAGCCAGGGTCACAGCATCTCCCTCGCTCAAAATAATCCTGTAGGGTATGCCTTCTTCCTCAAGGCCGGCTGTTACCTCTCTGATTAAAGGTTTATTATCAAAATTTTTATCAATAGCAATGCAGACATGTGGTTTTACCATTCTTTTTTCCAGCATACATTCACCACTTTTCATCTGCAGCTGACAGGACCAAACCTGTTGCAACTGCATTTCTGGGTCCCTCTGTCCCCCTGATGTTTCCTTGACCGCATACAATGCCGTAATCAGCAAGACCGTCGGATATGATCTCTGGTATCTCAAAATCCAGGGCAGAGCCTCCCACCAGAACCACATATTCAATATGCCTGAGATTACCGGTAGGTGATATTTGTTTTAGGGCACGAATAGTATTCTTTAAAAACACCTTCTCCTTGGCGGACCTTCTAAGGTTTCTGATTTTATCTAGTGTATGATTGCCTGGGATGGGCACAAAGTCATCTTCACCTCTTATTATGACTACCCTTGCGAAAAACTCTGGCGCCAAAGGCTCTTCAAAAAACCTTACTGTCTGATCCTCTAATCTAATATGAAACAGACTTTCAACCTTTCCCAGAGGAAATTTCTTTATTTCTTCTGAAAGATTTAAATTGTCCAAACCTAGACTAGAGTTAATGAGCATGGTTACCATATCTCCCGCACCTGCAAGGTGAATTGAACTGATTTTTCCGTCAGCATTAATAATTGCAGCGTCAGAGCTTCCACCTCCTATATCTAAAATGGCAAGGGGTTTTGTGGTTCCTGGGGTAGTAAGGGCACCTAATAGAGCCATGCCAGCCTCCACTCCAGCTATAACAGTTTTGATGCCCAGCTCTGCTGTCAGCCGCCTTGCCAGCTCTTCCATAGGAAGACGGTTGGTCTTGACCATGGCTGCCAGGGCAACAGCACTTTCAGCTGAAAATTCTCCTGCAAGGCCCCCCTTAACCCGCTGGGGCACCAAGGTATCCACAGCAAGGATATCCTGGATTTTCATTTCTGAGAGATTCTGAGAGGTCAGGGTGCTCATAACTGAACGCACCCTTTCCAGCATACCTCCTACATTTGTGCCCGGTTCACCATATACGTTAACAAGGGGTGTAACTCTAGCTACAGCGTCCATAATTGCCTTACTGCCATCTTCTATGTTTATTGTTTCATTTAGCCTCTCACCCTGTAAGACAATGGATCCTACTGGAATTTTCTTTTCCTTAACATCCCCCAGGGGGGTTTTAATAACTACAGCCGACCTGTTTCCAATCAATGCCCTGGCAATCGGTACCACCATTTTTGTTTCCTCAGGAGATAAATCAAATATAGTTGCAATCCCATAGGGATTGGATAATGTAGTAATTGTTTTACCTTGAGGAGCAACCTCAACAGCTGCCTGCATACCCATGGGGACTTTTTCTATACTATCAACCTCATCTATGATGGGAATTTTTTCTGTTAGTCTATTGGCAATTAAAACTGCGTCATCTCTTTTAACTACTACGCCTTGTATTTTTAACCCGCGTCTTGTCTGCTCATTAATGATATTGGCAGCATCCTCATAATCAAAACCCTCTGGTATAATGCAAATTACAGGTTCTTCAGGTTTCTTTTCGGAAAGCTCTGTTATTAGAGTAGTTACGCCCCTGCCGATACCTATTCCGCCCGGAGTTGATGGATTGTGTCCAATCATGGTTGATTCAGTAATAATGGTTTCTGAAATGGTTTCCATGGCCAAATCGCCAATTACCGGTGTAGCCTCATTTATTCTTATTACATCTATATCAGTAATTTTCATGTTAGCCTTATTCAGGGCTGCAGTTAGTGCAAGGACAACTCCAGGAATATTTTCTGTGGTACCTTTAATACCCGTTGTCTTTTCAATGGAGGCTG comes from the Desulfitibacter alkalitolerans DSM 16504 genome and includes:
- a CDS encoding aldehyde dehydrogenase family protein; the encoded protein is MGIDSAAIEKLVYSVVKEMVRENHLNKKPPGEFLNANDAVEAAWIAQQRLGVMPIEKREDLIAAIREAAVANAQLLAEMAVKESGMGRAADKIIKNKIAALKTPGTIDLKTDAFSGDKGLTIVEMAPFGVICAITPATNPVATIINNGISMLAAGNSVVFCPHPSLKETSRKTLEILNNAIIMAGGPENLLSYVAEPGIKIVEELMQHEKIRLIVATGGPGVVKAVLKSGKKAIGAGAGNPPVIVDATADLDKAAKSIVDGATFDNNLPCIAEKAVFALGSIADILKSKMLKNDAVEVKGIELKKLEELVLTRDETGDGTVRYAPNKQYIGKDAAFILDKIGIKVHQSIRGIIAEVDVTHPFVTEELMMPILPLVQVKDIDTAISMAVKVEHGYRHTAVIHSKNVDNMTRFAKAIQTTLFVKNAPSYAGIGIGGEGFTTFTIAGPTGEGLTSARSFTRQRRCVLVDAFSIV
- a CDS encoding cob(I)yrinic acid a,c-diamide adenosyltransferase codes for the protein MVQIYTKKGDMGLTSLLGGTVVAKDHMRVEAYGSIDEASSALSMAVNLTASDDLKNISRRIMKDLFIISAELAGNNQPAGTIPLDEEHVSWLEKNIDRLEALRPPQRGFVYPGATLASGAFDLARTIVRRAERRTISLAAAEYVNPIILKYLNRLSDMIYVMARVEEFNTLVGIITREVFRQMADDNGYVDKGLLEIAKKLAEASEQHAKKIGVPMVISVVDTGGNLVLSHRMDDALLVSIDIAANKAFTAVGVKLPTHKLTDLSQPGGALYGIQNTNNNRIVIFGGGYPLYSNGVLIGGLGISGGSVEEDMEVAEAAIKAVCPQN
- a CDS encoding EutN/CcmL family microcompartment protein; its protein translation is MYLAKIIGNVVATQKDQSLVGSKLLIVDPMEIIPDRQLPGPMIAVDTIGAGIGETVLIITGSSARKATGNNGVTDVAVVGIIDSIEVQKV
- a CDS encoding flavoprotein; protein product: MDIDHLVKIIAREVINKINSQEKSHKANCLQKKNILAIYTGGSIGFEQSLRELAEMTDWANITIFLSHAASSIYPENEVFSRINPVEIIRNGIATSSFYGRLNDFDAVLIPVLTINTTAKLANGICDTGTTSLIIAALTRGIKVIAAKNAADVQDEERKRKARAPASTGIIKMAGDNLNRLESLGIVLVNISHLSKTLSYSSNKPQASYSMQHKKNIVASMDITPDVIDKGYLKVANNSIITPLALDMIKQHGIEVIYE
- the pduL gene encoding phosphate propanoyltransferase, coding for MDNKELTKLVVETVIDRLYFETIKDKHITNRLNLKIPIGVSLRHAHLSQKDIDVLFGKGYELQFRNELQPGQYAAKETITLLGPKNILANVRVLAPVRKVSQVEISQTDAFHLGITPPLRDSGQLTGSAGIVLVGPVGCLKLEEGVIKAARHIHFDTINAKKLGIKDGDRVRVIINGDRGLIFNNVLARVDDQYRLELHIDTDEANAAGVKTGDFALLYNSVKGSDFHGYRPFG
- the pduA gene encoding propanediol utilization microcompartment protein PduA — its product is MKGEALGMVETKGLVGAIEAADAMVKSANVTLIGYEKIGSGLVTVMVRGDVGAVKAATDSGAVASQKVGELVAVHVIPRPHADVEKMLPKL
- a CDS encoding BMC domain-containing protein, encoding MKTSIGLIETIGLAAAVEAADAATKAANVTLDGMELTKGGGMVVVKLIGDVGAIKAAVSAGGVAAARVSRVYAAHVIARPHEALDNMIASPENMTMNSVKKVQVQTKVLTTEQVQEIGEICNLCGDPCCSRKKGEPKINCIHNKEKENKEE
- a CDS encoding glycerol dehydratase reactivase beta/small subunit family protein, with amino-acid sequence MQLQQVWSCQLQMKSGECMLEKRMVKPHVCIAIDKNFDNKPLIREVTAGLEEEGIPYRIILSEGDAVTLAIEAAAVSHFEAGIGVGSDHSIAVSQNRQSFNKPLFYVSGTEGRLEIWRVIGSNAARMVKGIPFKELNQDFSKGNNVNCEFEDLVKAVAREVQKMLSYQQI
- a CDS encoding diol dehydratase reactivase subunit alpha, which produces MAVIAGVDIGNSTTEVCLAKITEKGSIEFLAASIEKTTGIKGTTENIPGVVLALTAALNKANMKITDIDVIRINEATPVIGDLAMETISETIITESTMIGHNPSTPGGIGIGRGVTTLITELSEKKPEEPVICIIPEGFDYEDAANIINEQTRRGLKIQGVVVKRDDAVLIANRLTEKIPIIDEVDSIEKVPMGMQAAVEVAPQGKTITTLSNPYGIATIFDLSPEETKMVVPIARALIGNRSAVVIKTPLGDVKEKKIPVGSIVLQGERLNETINIEDGSKAIMDAVARVTPLVNVYGEPGTNVGGMLERVRSVMSTLTSQNLSEMKIQDILAVDTLVPQRVKGGLAGEFSAESAVALAAMVKTNRLPMEELARRLTAELGIKTVIAGVEAGMALLGALTTPGTTKPLAILDIGGGSSDAAIINADGKISSIHLAGAGDMVTMLINSSLGLDNLNLSEEIKKFPLGKVESLFHIRLEDQTVRFFEEPLAPEFFARVVIIRGEDDFVPIPGNHTLDKIRNLRRSAKEKVFLKNTIRALKQISPTGNLRHIEYVVLVGGSALDFEIPEIISDGLADYGIVCGQGNIRGTEGPRNAVATGLVLSAADEKW